The window TCCTGAATGTATTCATGACCAAGGAGTTTTTCGTGCACCGTCGAATCACTTTGCCGGCGCTGGTTTGCGCCGCCTTGCTCGCCTCTCCGGCGATGGCCACTACCTATCCGTTGACCCTGACCGACACCTCCGGCCAGACGGTCACCCTCCAGCAGGAGCCGAAACGCATCGTGGTGCAGGACGGGCGCGACATTCTCACGCTGGCGCTGCTCGATCGCGCCAACCCGTTCGGCCGGCTGGTGGCCTGGAATAACCTGCTGAAGAAAAGCGACGCGGCGACCTGGGATATCTTGCAGAGCAAATGGCCGGCGGCGAAAAACATCATCGACATGGGATTCAGCGATAAAGGCGAAGTGAATCTGGAGAGCGTGATCGCCAAGCGCCCCGATCTGATGATTGCCCAGCTGCGCTCCAAGCCTTCGCTGAGCCAAACCGGCGTGCTGGATAAGCTGAAGGCGCTGAACGTGCCGGTGTTGTTTATCGATACCATGCTCAAGCCGGTGGAAAACACGCCGAAAAGCGTGACGCTGTTGGGGGAAACCCTCAACCGCGAAAGCGAAGCCAAGCAATATACCGATTTTTATCAGCAGCATTATCAGGCCATTCTGGCCAAAACGCAGGCGGTGGAGCCCAAGCCGTTGGTGTTCTTCGAAGCCAAGGCCGGTCTGAATGGTCTGGAATCCTGCTGCTTCACCCATGCGCACGTCGGCTGGGGCGCGTTGGTCGAGGCGGTCGGCGCGCGCAACATCGGCTCTGCGCTGTTGCCGGGCGCGACCGGCGACGTGGCGCTGGAAAAAGTGATCGCCATGAAACCGGACGCCTACATTGTTTCCGGCTCACAGTGGGCCAGCAAGACCAATGCCGCGGTGCCGTTCGGCTATGGCGTGACGCAGCAACAGGTGGATGAGGCCTTCAACCGCATGAAACAGCGCCCGGGGTTCTCGCAGGTGTCGGCGGTGAAGGAAGGGCGGTTCTACGGCATCTACCATAACTTCTACAACCACCCGTACAACATCGTGGGGCTGGAGTATCTGGCGAAGTTTATCTATCCGGCGCAGTTCCCGGATCTGGATCCGGCCAAGACCTACAGCGAGATCCTCAGTCGCTTTACCGAAGTGCCGGAAGGCAAGGGCATTTTGGGCGCGCAGGCGCCGGCGGGGAAATAACGGCAACGGGCGCGACGATCGCGCCCGTTTTGTATGATCAGGCGGCCGGCGTATAGGTGGAGATAATCTCCAGCACGCCGTTGATGATGAACTGTACGCCCATGCACACCAGCAGGAACCCCATCAGGCGCGAGATCGCCTCGATGCCGCTTTTCCCCACCAACCGCATGATGGCGCCGGAACTGAGCAGGCAGGCCCACAGGATCACCGCGACCGTCAGGAAGATGGCGACCGGCGCCACGGCCAACACCCAGGGTTCAAAACCCAGCGAGTTCGCTTTGACGCTCGACGCCGAGCTGATGATCATCGCGATGGTGCCCGGCCCGGCGGTGCTCGGCATGGCCAACGGCACGAAGGCGATGTTGGCCGATGTCTTGTGGCGCAGCTCGTGCGACTTGCTCTCCACCTCCGGCGCGTCTTCGGGGCTCTGCTGCGGGAACAGCATGCGAAAACCGATGAAGGCGACGATCAGGCCGCCGGCGATGCGCAGGCCGGGGATCGAAATGCCGAAGGTGTTCATCACCACCTGCCCGGCGTAAAACGCCACCGTCATGATGCAGAACACATAAACCGAGGCCATCAGCGACTGCTGATTGCGCTCTTCGCGCGTCATATTGCCGGACAAGCCGAGCAGCAACGCCACCGTGGTCAGCGGGTTGGCCAGCGGCAACAGCAGCACCAAACCCAGTCCGATGGCCTGGAATAACTGCAAAATACCCGTCATAAAGTAGACTCCCTGTGCAACGTTCAGGCCGCCAAGCGGCGGCCCATGAGCTAAACAGCCTAGCCTGCCGCGTGCCTGGCGGCAATGGGGATAGCTCGTAACGTTAATTAACCGTCGGCCGGCGTTTCATCATTGCCGTTGCACTCGCCGGCGAGCTCAGGTTCATCCTCACATCCCAACGGCGCTTCGTTGACCGCAATCGCCCGCGGCGCCGAACGCACGCCAAAATGCATCAGCCCATGCAGCATCGCCAATACCGCGCATGCCACGACGAGGACCGCAAGTAACCGGTTCATGTTCTGCATAAGTCTCGATTGGAACGGACAGCTTTCAGGATAGCGGCTGGCGGCAGAGCGCGCCACGCGAGGCGGCGGCATCACCGACAACGGCGATAAAATGGCCTGCGCTCAGAAAAAATGCGCAGTTTTTGTGTTTTATGGCCTTTTTCGCCGCAGTTGACCGGTAAAGGCCGACGTTGCGCACCAATTGCTACACCCCACAGGCTCAGCTGCCTACCATAGGCGCGCTTTAAAACGATAACGAGATTGATTATGCAAGACGAACTGAAATTTTTACTGGGGAAAATCAGCGCATTCGCGCTTTCCGCCGCCTTCATGGCGGCATTGGTCGGCCTGGTGTTTATCGATGTGCACTGGTTGCATAACTTCGTGCATGAAACCTCGCTGACCGAAGCGGCGCAGGAACTGTTGCTGCTCGCCATCGCCGGCGGTTTTTTCGCCGCGGCCCGGCGGCAGGTGGAACGCCGCTCCGCCTGGATGCTGGTCGGCGGTTTCTTTCTCTGCATGCTGATCCGCGAGATGGACTTCGCTTTCGATGCGTTGTGGCACGGCGCCTGGGTGTGGTTCGCGCTGGCGGTCGCCTTGGCCTGCCTGTGGCATGCGGCACGGCATATTGCGGCTACGGTGCGCGGCCTGGCCTATTTCGCGACGCATCCCGGCTACGGCATGATGTGCGCCGGCCTGCTGTGCATTCTGGTGTTTTCACGCCTGTTCGGCATGAGCGCGCTGTGGCAAACGCTGATGCTGGACGGCTACAACCGGGTGGTGAAAAACATGGTGGAAGAGGGCTGCGAACTGCTGGGCTATGGCCTGTGCCTGTTGGCCACTCTCAGCTACATGAGAGGCGTTTTTGCGCCGGATGAAGCGAAAGTGTGACGGCGGCGGCGCTTTATTTATCCGGAACAATTTTAGTGATACTATTCGCTTAGCCGAATGCGGCTGAGAAGGTATGCGTTCCATTCTGTATACCCAGTGAGGTTTCAATCTGGCAATTGTGGGCGAGATCTGAAACCTGGCTGACCAAACCCAAAACCCAATTTTCGTACTGCATGTGATCTGTCGTGTGGGTCACCACTGTAGATAAGGAATTATTAATGCCTGTTATTACTCTTCCTGACGGTAGTCAGCGTCATTTCGACCACCCCGTTTCCCCGATGGATGTCGCGCGCGATATCGGCCCTGGCCTGGCGAAAGCCTGTATCGCCGGCCGCGTCAACGGCGAACTGGTTGATGCCGGCGATCTGATCGAATCGGATGCGCAGCTGGCCATCATCACCATCAAAGACGAAGACGGTCTGGAAATCATGCGCCACTCCTGCGCGCACCTGCTGGGTCATGCGATCAAGCAGCTGTGGCCGGATACCAAAATGGCGATCGGTCCGGTGATCGACAACGGTTTCTATTATGACGTGGATATCGACCGCACCCTGACGCAGGAAGACCTGGATCTGCTGGAAAAGCGGATGCACGAGTTGGCCGATAAGGATTACGACGTCATCAAGAAGAAGGTCAGCTGGCAAGAAGCCCGCGACACCTTCGCCGAGCGCGGCGAAATCTACAAAGTGGCGATCCTGGATGAGAACATCAGCCATGACGATCGTCCTGGCCTATATCACCACGAAGAATACGTCGACATGTGCCGCGGTCCGCACGTGCCGAACATGCGTTTCTGCCACCATTTCAAGCTGCAGAAAACCTCCGGCGCTTACTGGCGCGGCGACAGCAAAAACAAAATGCTGCAGCGTATCTACGGTACCGCCTGGGCAGACAAGAAGCAGCTGAACGCCTACCTGCAACGTCTGGAAGAAGCGGCCAAGCGCGATCACCGCAAGATCGGCAAACAGCTCGACCTGTATCACATGCAGGAAGAAGCGCCGGGCATGGTGTTCTGGCACAACGACGGTTGGACTATCTTCCGCGAGCTGGAAGCCTTCGTGCGCATGAAGCTCAAAGAGTACCAGTACCAGGAAGTGAAAGGTCCGTTCATGATGGACCGCGTGCTGTGGGAAAAAACCGGCCACTGGGAAAACTACAAAGACGCCATGTTCACCACCGCGTCGGAAAACCGCGAATACTGCATCAAGCCGATGAACTGCCCGGGCCACGTGCAGATCTTCAACCAGGGTCTGAAGTCGTACCGCGATTTGCCGTTGCGCATGGGCGAATTCGGCAGCTGCCACCGCAACGAGCCGTCGGGTTCCCTGCACGGCCTGATGCGCGTGCGCGGCTTCACGCAGGATGACGCCCACATCTTCTGTACCGAAGAGCAGGTGCGCGCCGAAGTGAACGAATGCATCCGCATGGTGTATGACGTGTACGGCACTTTCGGTTTCGACAAGATCGCCGTCAAGCTGTCGACTCGCCCGGAAAAACGCATCGGCACCGACGACATGTGGACCCGGGCGGAAGAAGACCTGGCCGCCGCGCTGACCGAGAACGGCATTCCGTTCGAATACCAGCCGGGCGAGGGCGCCTTCTACGGACCGAAAATTGAATTTACCCTGCATGATTGTTTGGATCGCGCATGGCAATGTGGTACCGTGCAGCTCGATTTCTTCTTGCCGGGCCGTTTGGGCGCATCGTACGTTGGCGAAAACAACGATCGCGTCGTGCCGGTAATGATTCACCGCGCCATTTTGGGCTCCATGGAACGCTTCATCGGTATCCTGACCGAAGAATACGCCGGGTTCTACCCGACCTGGATCGCTCCGGTGCAGGTGGTGGTGATGAATATCACCGACAGCCAGTCTGATTATGTCCAGCAATTGACCAAAAAACTGCAGGATGCAGGCATTCGCGTGAAAGCGGACTTGAGAAATGAGAAGATTGGCTTTAAAATTCGCGAACATACTTTACGTCGAGTCCCTTACATGTTGGTGTGCGGCGACAAAGA of the Serratia marcescens subsp. marcescens ATCC 13880 genome contains:
- the thrS gene encoding threonine--tRNA ligase, with protein sequence MPVITLPDGSQRHFDHPVSPMDVARDIGPGLAKACIAGRVNGELVDAGDLIESDAQLAIITIKDEDGLEIMRHSCAHLLGHAIKQLWPDTKMAIGPVIDNGFYYDVDIDRTLTQEDLDLLEKRMHELADKDYDVIKKKVSWQEARDTFAERGEIYKVAILDENISHDDRPGLYHHEEYVDMCRGPHVPNMRFCHHFKLQKTSGAYWRGDSKNKMLQRIYGTAWADKKQLNAYLQRLEEAAKRDHRKIGKQLDLYHMQEEAPGMVFWHNDGWTIFRELEAFVRMKLKEYQYQEVKGPFMMDRVLWEKTGHWENYKDAMFTTASENREYCIKPMNCPGHVQIFNQGLKSYRDLPLRMGEFGSCHRNEPSGSLHGLMRVRGFTQDDAHIFCTEEQVRAEVNECIRMVYDVYGTFGFDKIAVKLSTRPEKRIGTDDMWTRAEEDLAAALTENGIPFEYQPGEGAFYGPKIEFTLHDCLDRAWQCGTVQLDFFLPGRLGASYVGENNDRVVPVMIHRAILGSMERFIGILTEEYAGFYPTWIAPVQVVVMNITDSQSDYVQQLTKKLQDAGIRVKADLRNEKIGFKIREHTLRRVPYMLVCGDKEVEAGKVAVRTRRGKDLGSLDVNEVVDKLLKEIRSRSLHQLEE
- a CDS encoding ABC transporter substrate-binding protein gives rise to the protein MHRRITLPALVCAALLASPAMATTYPLTLTDTSGQTVTLQQEPKRIVVQDGRDILTLALLDRANPFGRLVAWNNLLKKSDAATWDILQSKWPAAKNIIDMGFSDKGEVNLESVIAKRPDLMIAQLRSKPSLSQTGVLDKLKALNVPVLFIDTMLKPVENTPKSVTLLGETLNRESEAKQYTDFYQQHYQAILAKTQAVEPKPLVFFEAKAGLNGLESCCFTHAHVGWGALVEAVGARNIGSALLPGATGDVALEKVIAMKPDAYIVSGSQWASKTNAAVPFGYGVTQQQVDEAFNRMKQRPGFSQVSAVKEGRFYGIYHNFYNHPYNIVGLEYLAKFIYPAQFPDLDPAKTYSEILSRFTEVPEGKGILGAQAPAGK
- a CDS encoding MarC family NAAT transporter, producing MTGILQLFQAIGLGLVLLLPLANPLTTVALLLGLSGNMTREERNQQSLMASVYVFCIMTVAFYAGQVVMNTFGISIPGLRIAGGLIVAFIGFRMLFPQQSPEDAPEVESKSHELRHKTSANIAFVPLAMPSTAGPGTIAMIISSASSVKANSLGFEPWVLAVAPVAIFLTVAVILWACLLSSGAIMRLVGKSGIEAISRLMGFLLVCMGVQFIINGVLEIISTYTPAA